One genomic window of Pseudoxanthomonas sp. includes the following:
- the hisD gene encoding histidinol dehydrogenase gives MIRHIKQGKPAEAKAELNAQVRDTVEKIITDIEARGEAAVREYSEKFDKWNPPSLRLSAEDIQACIDSLSPQAIEDIKFAQAQIRRFAQVQLMSLRDVEVETLPGVVLGHKNIPVNSVGCYIPGGKYPLLASAHMSVLTAKVAGVKRVIACAPPFDGKPSPEIIAAMALAGADEIYVMGGVQGVAAMALGTENIAPVDMIVGPGNAYVAEAKRQLFGRVGIDLFAGPTETMVICDDSVDAELVAVDLLGQAEHGPTSPAYCLTTSKKIAEELPGQIEKVLARLDTAPIASVSWRDYGEIILCDTDEELLAESERLCSEHVQVMTRDPEWFLQRMTSYGGLFLGHRTNVSYGDKVIGTNHTLPTMGAGRYTGGLWVGKFIKTHTYQRILTDEASVAIGEVCSRLCALEHFSGHKEQADIRVRRLGKPQAA, from the coding sequence ATGATCCGCCATATCAAGCAGGGCAAGCCGGCCGAGGCAAAGGCCGAACTCAACGCCCAGGTCCGCGACACCGTCGAGAAGATCATCACCGACATCGAAGCGCGCGGCGAAGCGGCGGTGCGCGAGTATTCCGAGAAGTTCGACAAGTGGAACCCGCCGTCGCTGCGGTTGAGCGCCGAGGACATCCAGGCCTGCATCGACAGCCTCTCCCCGCAGGCGATCGAGGACATCAAGTTCGCCCAGGCGCAGATCCGCCGCTTCGCCCAGGTGCAGCTGATGTCGCTGCGCGATGTCGAGGTGGAGACGCTGCCGGGCGTGGTGCTCGGCCACAAGAACATCCCGGTCAACTCGGTGGGCTGCTACATCCCCGGCGGCAAGTACCCGCTGCTGGCCTCGGCGCACATGAGCGTGCTCACCGCCAAGGTCGCCGGCGTCAAGCGCGTGATCGCCTGCGCGCCGCCGTTCGACGGCAAGCCGTCACCGGAAATCATCGCCGCCATGGCGCTGGCCGGGGCCGATGAGATCTACGTGATGGGCGGTGTGCAGGGCGTGGCGGCCATGGCACTGGGCACCGAGAACATCGCCCCGGTGGACATGATCGTCGGCCCGGGCAACGCCTACGTGGCCGAGGCCAAGCGCCAGCTGTTCGGCCGTGTCGGCATCGATCTGTTCGCCGGCCCGACCGAGACCATGGTGATCTGCGATGACAGCGTGGACGCCGAACTGGTCGCCGTGGACCTGCTCGGCCAGGCCGAGCACGGCCCGACCTCGCCGGCCTACTGCCTCACCACCAGCAAGAAGATCGCCGAGGAACTGCCGGGCCAGATCGAGAAAGTGCTGGCGCGCCTGGACACCGCTCCGATCGCCAGCGTTTCCTGGCGCGACTACGGCGAGATCATCCTGTGCGACACCGACGAGGAACTGCTGGCCGAGTCCGAGCGCCTGTGCTCGGAGCACGTGCAGGTAATGACCCGCGACCCTGAGTGGTTCCTGCAGCGGATGACCAGCTACGGCGGCCTGTTCCTGGGCCACCGCACCAACGTGTCCTACGGCGACAAGGTGATCGGCACCAACCACACCCTGCCGACGATGGGCGCTGGCCGCTATACCGGCGGCCTGTGGGTGGGCAAGTTCATCAAGACCCACACCTACCAGCGCATCCTCACCGACGAGGCCAGCGTGGCGATCGGCGAGGTCTGCTCGCGGCTGTGCGCGCTGGAACACTTCTCCGGCCACAAGGAGCAGGCCGACATCCGCGTGCGCCGGCTCGGCAAGCCGCAGGCCGCCTGA
- a CDS encoding LysR family transcriptional regulator, with protein MRYQKLDLNLLSALKVLLEKKNVTRAGEEMYVTQSAMSGILARLRDYFDDPLIVQVGRKMELTPLAESLIEPVNDVLLRIDATIATRPDFDPLAMRRHFTIVVSDYVSSVFLCEVLRRVHSKAPGITWRLCAPSERAPAQLESGEVDFIIHPEQLASITQSHEVLFEDSYVMAVARDNQQIGDTISLEQYLAASHVTFQSSSQGLPMFETWFGRQHGEDARRVEVVTNSFHVLPQLVVGTGRVATLHARMASTFLQGLPIRLVRPLFEVPRLVEVLQWHRYRDQDPGNQWVRERIIEMARQIPSLEAVHPLGAVPAKPAASVVPLRAAGA; from the coding sequence ATGCGATACCAAAAGCTGGACCTGAATCTGCTGTCGGCGCTGAAAGTGCTGCTGGAAAAGAAGAACGTCACCCGCGCCGGCGAGGAGATGTACGTCACCCAGTCGGCGATGAGCGGCATCCTGGCGCGGTTGCGCGATTACTTCGACGATCCGCTGATCGTCCAGGTCGGTCGCAAGATGGAACTGACGCCATTGGCCGAAAGCCTGATCGAGCCGGTCAACGACGTGCTGTTGCGGATTGACGCGACCATCGCGACCCGCCCGGATTTCGATCCGCTGGCGATGCGCCGGCATTTCACCATCGTCGTGTCGGACTATGTGTCCTCGGTGTTCCTGTGCGAGGTGCTGCGGCGCGTGCACAGCAAGGCCCCCGGGATCACCTGGCGCCTGTGTGCCCCGAGCGAGCGCGCCCCGGCCCAGCTTGAAAGCGGCGAGGTGGACTTCATCATCCATCCGGAGCAGTTGGCGTCGATCACGCAGTCACACGAGGTGCTGTTCGAAGACAGCTACGTGATGGCCGTGGCCCGCGACAACCAACAGATCGGCGACACCATCAGCCTGGAGCAATACCTGGCGGCCAGCCACGTCACCTTCCAGAGCAGCAGCCAGGGACTGCCGATGTTCGAAACCTGGTTTGGCCGCCAGCACGGCGAGGATGCGCGCCGGGTCGAGGTGGTGACCAATTCCTTCCATGTGTTGCCGCAGCTGGTGGTCGGTACCGGCCGCGTCGCCACGCTGCATGCGCGCATGGCCAGCACCTTCCTGCAGGGCTTGCCGATCCGGCTGGTGCGGCCGTTGTTCGAGGTGCCCAGGCTGGTGGAGGTGCTGCAGTGGCACCGTTATCGCGACCAGGACCCGGGCAACCAGTGGGTGCGCGAGCGGATCATCGAGATGGCGCGGCAGATTCCGTCACTGGAGGCGGTGCATCCGCTGGGTGCCGTTCCGGCCAAGCCGGCAGCCAGCGTGGTGCCGTTGCGCGCGGCCGGCGCGTAA
- a CDS encoding SDR family oxidoreductase, translated as MTADARAVAVVTGGAGGLGAAICQSLAQAGLRVVVTYRSSADAARALAATLPGDDHLALPASVTDSTSLQALATSVQAACGRADVLVNCAGTTRFVAHADLDGLDDALIDEILSTNVRGAIAATRALLPLLRESQLTGGGVVINISSIAARTGMGSNIAYCASKAALDNLTLSLARALAPQVRVLSVAPGLVDTEFVKSLDVEWRDRQCASTPLGRLAEPAEIGRAVVVAVRDLTFSTGCILPVDGGRPLG; from the coding sequence ATGACCGCGGACGCACGCGCGGTCGCGGTCGTCACCGGCGGCGCCGGCGGATTGGGTGCGGCAATCTGCCAGTCACTGGCACAGGCGGGACTGCGGGTGGTGGTCACCTACCGCAGCTCGGCCGATGCGGCCAGGGCTTTGGCAGCCACGCTTCCCGGTGACGATCACCTTGCCCTGCCCGCCTCGGTCACCGACAGCACTTCGCTGCAGGCGCTGGCGACGTCGGTGCAGGCCGCCTGCGGCCGCGCCGATGTGCTGGTCAACTGCGCTGGCACCACCCGCTTCGTCGCCCATGCCGACCTGGATGGGCTGGACGACGCGCTGATCGACGAGATCCTCAGCACCAACGTGCGCGGCGCCATCGCCGCCACCCGCGCGTTGTTGCCTTTGCTGCGCGAAAGCCAGCTCACCGGCGGCGGCGTGGTGATCAACATCAGTTCGATCGCCGCGCGCACCGGGATGGGCAGCAACATCGCCTACTGCGCCTCCAAGGCGGCGCTGGACAACCTGACCCTGTCGCTTGCGCGTGCGCTGGCGCCGCAGGTGCGGGTGCTGTCAGTCGCGCCCGGCCTGGTCGATACCGAGTTCGTCAAATCGCTGGACGTGGAATGGCGCGACCGCCAGTGCGCATCCACCCCGCTCGGCCGGCTCGCCGAACCGGCCGAGATCGGCCGTGCGGTGGTGGTGGCAGTACGTGACCTGACCTTCTCCACCGGCTGCATCCTGCCGGTCGATGGCGGCCGCCCGCTTGGGTGA
- a CDS encoding MFS transporter, which yields MASVTGVSTPQQAGTATGLSLILPVALSTMGAVLLAPIVPKLFEQFHDVPNANYWVPALLSVPALCIALFSPFVGALADRIGRRRLLIASMIIYSFCGMAPLVLDDFVALFASRIGVGICEAVVMTCSTALIGDCFAPAQRDRWLGSQAATAAITAFCMFPLAGKLGDLWGWRGPFLIYGSGLLFLIGILLFTREPKRSEAFGLDESFAGSAPSGAFPWRHMLTVCIITVVGGVLFYILQFQMASAMQALGVKNATNTGLLISIASLGVPVGAITFGYIKRSLRIRSLLLLEFAMMAIGFYGMCKATSPQVFIIPGIINQIGAGLMLPTLLTWGMQPLSFENRARGTGIWQGTFAVAQFFSTLAFSFVMARVSGLQPAFGVFAGVAAVSVVLIVLFSRFITGRADGARVNPGH from the coding sequence ATGGCATCCGTCACTGGGGTTTCCACCCCGCAACAGGCCGGTACCGCCACCGGCCTGTCCTTGATCCTGCCGGTCGCACTGTCGACCATGGGCGCGGTGCTGCTCGCACCGATCGTGCCCAAGTTGTTCGAGCAGTTCCACGACGTTCCCAATGCCAACTACTGGGTGCCGGCGCTGCTGTCGGTACCTGCATTGTGCATCGCGCTGTTCTCGCCGTTCGTGGGCGCGCTGGCCGACCGCATCGGCCGACGCCGGTTGCTGATTGCCTCGATGATCATCTATTCGTTCTGCGGGATGGCGCCGCTGGTGCTGGACGACTTCGTCGCGCTGTTCGCCAGCCGCATCGGCGTGGGCATCTGCGAAGCGGTGGTGATGACCTGCAGCACCGCGCTGATCGGCGACTGCTTCGCGCCCGCACAGCGTGACCGCTGGCTCGGTAGCCAGGCTGCGACGGCCGCGATTACCGCGTTCTGCATGTTTCCGCTCGCCGGAAAGCTCGGTGACCTGTGGGGCTGGCGCGGCCCGTTCCTGATCTATGGCAGCGGCCTGCTGTTCCTGATCGGCATCCTGCTGTTTACCCGCGAACCCAAGCGCAGCGAAGCCTTTGGCCTGGACGAATCGTTCGCCGGCAGCGCCCCGTCCGGTGCGTTCCCGTGGCGCCATATGCTCACCGTTTGCATCATCACCGTGGTCGGCGGCGTGCTGTTCTACATCCTGCAGTTCCAGATGGCCTCGGCGATGCAGGCACTGGGCGTCAAGAACGCCACCAACACGGGCCTGCTGATCTCCATCGCCAGCCTCGGCGTGCCGGTTGGCGCGATCACCTTCGGCTACATCAAGCGCTCGCTCCGCATCCGCTCGTTGCTGCTGCTGGAATTCGCGATGATGGCGATCGGCTTCTACGGCATGTGCAAGGCCACCAGCCCGCAGGTGTTCATCATCCCCGGCATCATCAACCAGATCGGCGCCGGCCTGATGCTGCCGACCCTGCTGACCTGGGGCATGCAGCCGTTGAGCTTCGAGAACCGCGCCCGCGGCACCGGCATCTGGCAGGGGACCTTTGCGGTGGCGCAGTTCTTCAGCACCCTGGCCTTCTCGTTCGTGATGGCCCGGGTCAGCGGCCTGCAACCGGCGTTCGGCGTGTTCGCCGGGGTGGCGGCGGTCAGCGTCGTGCTGATCGTGCTGTTCTCGCGCTTCATCACCGGCCGCGCCGATGGCGCCAGGGTGAACCCGGGGCACTGA
- a CDS encoding alpha/beta hydrolase, whose amino-acid sequence MFEPFPGNYVWNLQTNLALVCGGNHGEIDVANRPLIEAAKAGADAGSAALFDSWIAVADQVTRNAAADEAAGYRLSAGTKYLRAAGYYLAAERMQSRDYAPRWIAYDKGLALYHKGAALRGLHIEKVEIPYEDSSYTGIFVHDGSGTPRPTLVSVNGLDSMKEQVNMAGHGASNLERGINTLFVDQPGTGEAIRKRGLTAVFDAERWGSPAFDYLLTRSDVIPSRIGIFGLSFGGYHAPRIAANDPRYALCAVMGANHVWGRRQRERVRNEGENPVPHYWDHVMWVFGFDDRDAFLDYADQITLDGQVEKIRVPFLVTHGENDRQIPAFNAQLSYDQAVNSPKRDLRVFTHADFEVEHCGADNGTAMRDYIADWCAETFAQL is encoded by the coding sequence ATGTTCGAACCCTTCCCCGGCAATTACGTCTGGAACCTACAGACCAACCTGGCCCTGGTCTGCGGCGGCAACCACGGCGAGATCGACGTGGCCAACCGACCCCTGATCGAAGCGGCCAAGGCCGGCGCCGATGCCGGGTCGGCGGCGCTGTTCGACAGCTGGATCGCGGTCGCCGACCAGGTGACCCGCAATGCCGCGGCCGACGAAGCCGCCGGCTATCGGCTGTCGGCCGGCACCAAATACCTGCGCGCCGCCGGCTACTACCTGGCCGCCGAGCGCATGCAGAGCCGCGACTATGCGCCGCGCTGGATTGCCTACGACAAGGGCCTGGCGCTGTATCACAAGGGTGCGGCGTTGCGCGGCCTGCACATCGAGAAGGTTGAGATTCCCTACGAGGATTCCAGCTACACCGGCATCTTCGTCCACGACGGTAGTGGCACCCCGCGTCCGACCCTGGTCTCGGTCAACGGCCTGGACTCGATGAAAGAGCAGGTCAACATGGCCGGCCATGGCGCCTCCAACCTGGAGCGTGGCATCAACACGCTGTTCGTCGACCAGCCCGGCACCGGCGAGGCGATCCGCAAGCGCGGCCTCACCGCCGTGTTCGATGCCGAGCGCTGGGGCTCGCCGGCGTTCGACTACCTGCTGACCCGCAGCGACGTGATCCCGTCCAGGATCGGCATCTTCGGACTGTCCTTCGGCGGCTACCACGCCCCACGCATCGCCGCCAACGACCCGCGCTATGCGCTGTGCGCGGTGATGGGCGCCAACCACGTCTGGGGTCGACGCCAGCGCGAACGGGTCAGGAACGAGGGTGAAAATCCCGTGCCGCACTATTGGGACCACGTGATGTGGGTGTTCGGTTTCGACGACCGCGACGCGTTCCTGGACTACGCCGACCAGATCACCCTGGATGGCCAGGTCGAGAAGATCAGGGTGCCGTTCCTGGTGACCCATGGCGAGAACGACCGGCAGATCCCCGCCTTCAACGCCCAGCTGTCCTACGACCAGGCGGTCAACTCGCCCAAGCGCGACCTGCGGGTGTTCACCCACGCCGACTTCGAAGTGGAGCATTGCGGTGCCGACAACGGCACCGCAATGCGCGACTACATCGCCGACTGGTGCGCGGAGACGTTCGCGCAGTTGTGA
- a CDS encoding SMP-30/gluconolactonase/LRE family protein yields the protein MLDLDTATTTNPLHGFRVERSQIRNVGVGLQRPECILAEADGTLWTADARGGVMRINPDGQQHLIAQHEAGNDGSAEDLILGKTLPNGIAFDRNGDILIANFGTDAIELMTRDGQSRTLYTEIDGQPLGKMNFILTDSRGRIWFTVTTRLQPWTRSINEKAPDGYVGLIDETGIRVVADGFVGTNEIRFDANEEWLYVVESNARRISRLRVHADGSLSDREVFGPADLGGTPDGFAFDAYGNLWITLILAERLVALTPEGELLTLLDDGKPEQIEIYDRHFFAGTVTPQLMDSCSGTLAPWMASLTFGGPDLKTVYLGSLKGTTLASFRSPVAGLPLPHWHARRTRAGEPA from the coding sequence ATGCTTGACCTCGACACCGCCACGACCACCAATCCACTGCACGGCTTCCGCGTGGAGCGCAGCCAGATCCGCAACGTCGGGGTTGGCCTGCAACGCCCCGAATGCATCCTGGCCGAAGCCGACGGCACCTTGTGGACCGCCGATGCGCGCGGCGGGGTGATGCGGATCAATCCGGACGGCCAGCAGCACCTGATCGCCCAGCATGAGGCCGGCAACGACGGCAGCGCCGAGGACCTGATCCTGGGCAAGACCCTGCCCAACGGCATCGCCTTCGACCGCAACGGCGACATCCTGATCGCCAACTTCGGCACCGACGCGATCGAGCTGATGACGCGCGACGGCCAGTCGCGCACGCTCTACACCGAGATCGACGGCCAGCCGCTGGGCAAGATGAACTTCATCCTGACCGACTCGCGCGGCCGGATCTGGTTCACCGTCACCACCCGCCTGCAGCCGTGGACCCGCTCGATCAACGAGAAGGCCCCCGACGGCTATGTCGGCCTGATCGACGAGACCGGCATCCGCGTGGTCGCCGACGGCTTCGTCGGCACCAACGAGATCCGCTTCGACGCCAACGAAGAATGGTTGTACGTGGTCGAATCCAACGCGCGGCGGATCTCGCGGCTGCGGGTGCACGCCGACGGCAGCCTGAGCGACCGCGAAGTGTTCGGCCCGGCCGACCTGGGTGGCACGCCCGACGGCTTCGCCTTCGACGCCTACGGCAACCTGTGGATCACCCTGATCCTGGCCGAGCGGCTGGTCGCGCTGACACCGGAAGGCGAGCTGCTGACCCTGCTCGACGATGGCAAGCCCGAGCAGATCGAGATCTACGACCGCCACTTCTTCGCCGGCACCGTGACCCCGCAGCTGATGGATTCGTGCTCGGGCACGCTGGCGCCGTGGATGGCCAGCCTGACCTTCGGCGGCCCTGACCTGAAGACGGTCTACCTGGGCAGCCTGAAGGGCACCACGCTGGCTTCGTTCCGATCCCCGGTGGCGGGGCTGCCGCTGCCGCACTGGCATGCGCGCCGGACGCGCGCGGGGGAGCCCGCATGA
- a CDS encoding NAD-dependent epimerase/dehydratase family protein, giving the protein MHLLVTGTNGFIGTALVARLLRDWPGLERLTALDLKAPAFTDPRVVSMPGDITDPALLARAFAEPVDVVFHLASVPGGATERDPALGYRVNVAATAALLQHAAASNARFVFASSIATLGASLPDIVDDSTPLRPTMSYGAHKQIGEILLHDASRRGQVDGRGIRLPGIVMRPPAPAGLLSAFMSDLIRETAAGRRFVCPVSAGARLWLMSSQRIVDNLLHAAQMPDPGLQVRNWTLPALLVTVAELVDAVGRQTGQDAAALVEYQPDPALEQAFGAYPLLSTPASEALGFQHDGDAVALVASALQADQERLAHA; this is encoded by the coding sequence ATGCACCTGCTTGTTACCGGCACCAACGGCTTCATTGGAACGGCCCTGGTCGCTCGCCTGCTGCGCGACTGGCCCGGTCTTGAGCGATTGACCGCACTCGACCTGAAGGCCCCGGCCTTCACCGATCCGCGCGTGGTTTCCATGCCTGGCGACATCACCGATCCGGCCCTGCTGGCACGTGCTTTTGCCGAGCCGGTGGACGTGGTGTTCCACCTGGCCAGCGTCCCTGGTGGCGCCACCGAGCGCGACCCGGCGCTGGGCTACCGGGTCAACGTCGCCGCCACCGCTGCACTGCTGCAGCACGCGGCCGCCTCCAACGCCCGCTTCGTGTTCGCCAGCTCGATCGCGACGCTGGGTGCGTCCCTGCCTGACATCGTCGACGACAGCACCCCACTGCGCCCGACCATGAGCTACGGCGCGCACAAGCAGATCGGCGAGATCCTGCTGCACGATGCCAGCCGCCGCGGCCAGGTCGATGGCCGTGGCATCCGCCTGCCGGGCATCGTGATGCGTCCGCCGGCACCGGCTGGGCTGCTGTCGGCTTTCATGAGCGACCTGATCCGCGAAACCGCCGCCGGACGTCGCTTCGTCTGCCCGGTTTCGGCCGGCGCCCGGCTCTGGCTCATGTCATCGCAACGCATCGTCGACAATTTGTTGCACGCCGCGCAAATGCCCGATCCGGGCCTGCAAGTGCGCAACTGGACCCTGCCGGCGCTGCTGGTGACCGTGGCCGAACTGGTCGACGCGGTCGGCCGGCAGACCGGCCAGGACGCCGCCGCCCTGGTCGAGTACCAACCCGATCCGGCGCTGGAACAGGCGTTCGGTGCCTACCCCTTGCTGTCCACACCCGCTTCCGAAGCCCTCGGCTTCCAGCACGACGGGGACGCGGTCGCGCTGGTCGCAAGCGCCCTGCAAGCCGACCAGGAGCGCCTCGCCCATGCTTGA
- a CDS encoding antibiotic biosynthesis monooxygenase: MILEIATFDITPGGQAGFEQAFAEARKVIAQAQGHLGHELLRSHEQPAQYVLLVRWETVEDHTEGFRGSSLFGQWRALLQPFFATAPSVGHFHSIAAR, translated from the coding sequence ATGATTCTTGAGATCGCCACCTTTGACATCACACCCGGCGGCCAGGCGGGTTTCGAGCAGGCCTTCGCGGAAGCACGCAAGGTCATTGCGCAGGCACAGGGCCACCTGGGCCACGAGCTGCTGCGCTCGCACGAACAGCCGGCCCAGTACGTCCTGCTGGTGCGCTGGGAAACCGTCGAAGACCACACCGAAGGGTTTCGCGGCTCGTCCCTGTTCGGACAGTGGCGCGCGCTGCTGCAACCGTTCTTCGCCACCGCTCCGTCGGTCGGCCATTTCCATTCCATCGCAGCGCGCTGA